CCTGACGCGGGTCGGGCGAAGCTTGGTCGTCCCCCCACATCCGCCGGCCCCTTGAACGAGGCGCTACTGCTGATCCTCCTGCCTCTGCTGGCGGCGGGCTGGATCCTGCAGGTCCGCGCCCTGGAGCGGCGGGTCCGGCGCCTCGAGCAGCAGGCCGCCTCCCTGAGCGAGCGCTTCTTCGCTCTGTCGCTGTGGAGCGAGGTGCTCCAGAAGCGCCTCGACGGGGACACCGCACCCGAACCGGCCCGGCTCGCCGACGCTGAGGAACTCCCCCCAGCGGCCCCGGAGCTCGAAGTTGCAGTCGAAGCAGAAGCCAGATCCCAACCCGAGGCCGTACCCCTGGTGGCGGCGGCGGTGGCCACCCCCGCGCTGCGCCCCCCGGCGACCCCCGCGCTGAGCCCCCCCGCGCCCCGCGCCCCCCGGCCCCGCGGGGCGGGGGGCGGGCCTTGGAAGCGGATCGAGCGGCTGCTGGTGGAGAACTGGAGCGGCCTGCTCGGCGTGCTCGTGGTGGTGGCCGGGGTCACCTTCCTGACGATCAACGCGGGCCTGCAGCTGGGGCCCCGCGAGCGGTTCCTGCTCACCCTGCTGGCGGGCGGGGGCCTGGCCCTGCCGTCTGTGCTGTGGGGCCGGCGCCCGCGCTGGCGCGACCTCACCGACGCCATGCGCAGCGGTGGCGGCGCCCTGGTCCTGTTCGCCTGCGCCGCCGGCGGCGGTCTGCCCCAGCTCGGGCTCCAGTGGATCGATGACCCATTCACGGCCCTGGCCCTGCTGGCCGCGGGCGTGGCCGCCAACCTGGCCCTGGCCGCCATCGCCCGCACCGCCGCCATCGCCTCCCTGCACGTGGCCGTGAGCCTGGTGCCCCTGGCCATCGGTCCCCAGGGCGGGCCTGCCCTGGCCATCGCCGGCGCCATTGCCCTGGTGGGCTCCGAGCTGCCCCTGCGGCACTGCTGGCCGAGGCACCGGCTCGTGGTCAGCTGGGTGTTCAGCGCCTTCCAGGTGGTCTGGTTCCTGCGCAACGGCCCCGCCCTGGCGGCCTCCCCCGCCCTGGCCGCAGGTGCTGTCCTGGCGGCGGTGTTGGTGTTCGGCCCGGGGCTGCTGCGGCTGCACCTCCCTGGGGTCGCGCCTCCCCGGCTGCAGGCCGTGCCGGCGGCCCTGCTGCTCAGCCAGTGGGGCGGCCTCGGCCTGGCCTTGCTGCTTTATCCACCGGCGGCGGCCGTCCGCGCCGGGGCCCTGGCGGCCGCCGCCGCTGCAGCCCTGCTGCTGGGCCAGGGCGCCCGGCGACGGGGACCGCGCTGGCTGGCCCTGGGCGATGGCCTGGTGGGCCAGACCCTGGTGCTGGCGGCCCTGCTGAGCCTGGCCTCGCTGATCGCCGACGGGCCATTGCTGGCCGGGGTGGTGCTGCTGGAGTCACTGCTGTTCCTGGCGATCGCCGTGCGGGAGGGCTCCAGACCCCTGGGCCGCGTCGGCTGGTGGCTCAGCGCCGCCGCCGGCGTGGTGCTGGCCCTGAGCGGGCTGGGGGCCGCGCTGTTGCGCGGCGACACGGTGAACCAGCTGCAGACCGGGGCGGTGCTGACGGTCGGGGCGGGCCTGACGGCGGGGATGCAGGTGCTGCTGCAGCGCCGCGGTGTGCCGCTGCCCCTGCCGCCCCTGCTGGGCTGGCTGGCGGGGGGCCTGGTCGCGGTGGGCACCGCCCTGGTGGTGCCGGAGGACTGGCGTTCGGCCCTGAGCCTGGTGGTGATGGGCGCCTTCCTGGTGGCGGCACGCCGCTGGCGTCCCCCCGGCCTGCTGGGCGGCATCACGGCGGCGATCGCCCTGGCCCATGCCGCCGGCTGGCTGACCCTGCTGGCCCAGGCCTCCTGGCCGCCGCTGCCCCTGCTGGCCCGCCTGCTCCCTATGGGGGTCCTGGCCCTGCTGCTGACGGCCTGTGCTGGCGGCGGCCGACTGCAGGGCCTGGGGCTGGCGCTGCTGGGTGTCGATGCCGGCCTGGGTGTGCTGTGGCTGCTCGAGCCGCTCTCGCCACTGCTGCCGGGGGCGGCCTGGCTGCTGCTGTCCGCCGGGGCCCTGGCCGGGACCCGCTGGCTGCGGGGGGGCGCCCTGCGGGTGGGTCTGGGGCTCTCCCTGGCCTACCTGGCCGCCTTCGGCGCCTCCTTCCTGGTGGTGATCGGACCCAGCCAGGAGCTGGTGACGCTCGGGGTCCTGCAGGTGCGCGGCCGCCTGCTGATCGAGCTGCTGGCGATCGCCGTCGGCCTCCACGGCTGGTTCTTCCGGGCGGGGCCGGAGCTGGCACGGCTCCCCAGCTGGAAGGCGGTGCAGCCCTGCTTCCTCGAGGGCTCCCTGATCGGGGTGATGGTGCTGCTGCAGGGGGAGATCAGCGCCCCCTGGCGAGCCGTCGCCTGGACGCTGCTGGCCCTGCTCCTGGTCTGGCCGGCCCTGGTGCGGCGTTTCGCCATCCGGCTGCAGGTCTACGGGGTGATCGTCTACTGGTTGGCGGTGGCGACGCTGCTGGTCGGCCTCAGCATCGGCCTGCCGACTTTCCCCGCCGCCACCGGAGCGGCCCAGACCGCCGGGCTGGTGGCGATCGCTCTGCAGACGGCCTTCGTCCTGGCCTGTCGCCGCTGGCTCGACCTCGAACGGCTGGCCGATCCGGGCGGGTGGCCGCCCCTGGCCTGGGTCGGCGGGCGGGTGGCGCGCCGCCGCAACCTCTTGCTCGGCCATCCCCTGTTCATCGCCGTGGCTGTGGTGCTGGCCAGCGGCTACGACCGGGCCCTGCTGACCCTGCTCTGGACGGCCCAGGCCCTGGCCGTCTACCTGCTGGGGGTGGTGCTGCGGGAGCCCCAGTTCCGCCAGGTGGCCCTGGTGGGGCTGGGGGCCTGCCTGCTGCGGCTGCTGTCCATCGACATGGCCCAGGCCGACCTGGGGCTGCGGGGGCTGGTGTTCGTCGGCGTCGGGCTGCTGCTGCTGGCCCTGAATGCCCTGGTCCATCGCTTCCGCAGCCGGTTCCGCTGAGGGGTTCCGTCGGCGGCTTCCTCTGATGGGACGGCTTCGGCGCCTAGGGTCGGGCGCGATCGCCCGTCCCCATCCCCGCCGTGTCCCTGCTGCTGGCCGCCCTCGACGCTGCTCCCGTGACCCTCCGGCAGGCGGGGCTGGACCAGGCCAGCGGCGCCTACGGCGATCTCGACGCCATGGAGATCCTGCTGGAGTACGCCCCGCTCACCTATCCGCCCTACATGCTGGCCGGCATCGGCCTGGCCATGGCCGTCCTGTGCGGGCTCACGTTCGCCCGGATGATCCAGAACCGGCTGGAGGGCTGGAAGCAGGACCGGCTGGCCCTGCTGCCGATCGCCAACCTGGAGACGACCATGCCTTACGCGGGCCTGGTGATCGGGGTGACCCTGTTCATCGGCGCCAGCCTGCAGGTGTTCGGCTTCGCCGCCGGTGCCGCCCTGCTGGTGGCCTTCGTCTTGTCGCTGCTCACCGGCGGTGCCCTGTGGGTGCAGCTGGAGCGGCTGATGGCCCAGGTGCAGGACGGCACCTTCAGCGCCGTGGACTTCGACAATTTCGACCAGTTCTTCTGAGCCCGGTGCAGGGAAGGGTTCTGGGCTTGATGGGAAGCCCGGTACGGATAGCCGCTCCGAGGGCCTCTGCCCGCCCGCCGGCAACTGCTCGTAATGTTCTGAAACAACGCAAGCAGGACATGCAGGCCTCTCTTTCCCTCAACCGCCAGTTCTCGATCGCCGTCCACTCCCGCGCCATCGACAGCTGCAACGACATCGAGGAACTCCGCAAGGTCGCCAAGACCCTCCTTTCCGCCTGGCAGCACCAGGCCGAGTTCAGCGAGCACTACGGCGCACAGCTGCTCGGCATCCGCAAGTAGGCCGAGGAGTTCCGCCCGTTCAGGGCACTCAGGTTCCACTGTTCCCGTCTTCGGAGCTGCCGGCGCCCCTTCGGCGCCACAGCTTCAGGCCGACGCCGCCCCAGAGCAGGCTCCACAGCAGGAAGGTGATCAGGGTTCCCGTCTGGCCCCCGTCCAGGTCGTAGACCCCGGCACCGATCAGGCCGGCATCGATCAGCGAGCCGCCCACACCCCAGCCCAGCACCCATAGCGCCACCAGGGCGACGGCTGTTGCCTGCTCCTTCATCGGTTCGGCCTGCGCTGGGGCCCAGCCTGCCAGCCCAGCCAGGCTGTACGCTTCTGTTGATTCAAAGATTTCTCTTCGGCGAGTGGCAACGTCCAGCAAGGGCTATCGACGAATCGGTTCATAATTGTTTCCCTGTTCATGACGATTTACGTTGGAAATCTCTCCTTCGATGCGGAGGTGGATGACCTCAACCATCTGTTTGCGCAATATGGAGCGCTGCGTAACTGCAGCCTGCCCCTCGACCGGGAAACCGGCCGCAAGCGCGGCTTCGCCTTCGTGGAAATGGCCAACGAGGCCGACGAAACCAAGGCCATCGACGACCTTCAGGACGTCGAGTGGATGGGGCGGATGATCCGGGTCAACAAGGCCCAGCCCCGCACCGGTGGTGGTGGCGGCGGTGGCGCCGGTGGCGGCCGCGCCCGCTACTGATCCCTTCCGAAACCCTCGGCAGCCCCCGGAAACGGGGGCTTTTTCATGGCCGAGGCTCTGGCCTTGCCTCCGGCCGTGCCCCCTGGGGCTCAGGCCACCAGGTAGGCCTCCAGGGAGCGTGAGTGGTGGCGGATGCCTTCGAGGGCGCGCCGCTCCAGGTTGCGGGTCTTGTCCCGGCTCATGCCCAGGGTGCGGGCGATGCCGGTGAGGCTCATCGGCTCCTCGCCGTCGATGCCGTAGCGCATCTTCAGCACCCGCCCCTGCAGTTCCGGCAGCTGCTCCAGCAGCGCCCGCAGGTCCCCCTTGAGGCATTCGCCGTCCACCAGATCGGCGGGCAGCAGGTCGTCGCCGGCCAGCAGATCCAGCAGCTCGGTGTCCTCACCGTCGCCCACCTTCGTCTCCAGGCTCACCGGCTGGCGGGCGCGGCACAGGAGGTCCTTCACCTCCTCCTCGGGCAGTTCCACCGCCAGGGCCAGTTCGCTCAGGGTGGGGGTGCGTCCCAGCTCCTGGCTGAGCTCCCTTTGGCCCTTCTTGAGCTTGTTGAGGGTTTCGGTGATGTGGATCGGCAGGCGGATCGTGCGGCTCTTTTCGGCGATCGCCCGGGTGATGCCCTGGCGGATCCACCAGTAGGCGTAGGTGGAGAACTTGTAGCCGCGGGTGGGATCGAACTTCTCGACGCCCCGCACCAGGCCGATGGTGCCCTCCTGGATCAGGTCCAGGAGCTCCATGTTCCGCTTGGTGTACTTCTTGGCGACGCTCACCACCAGGCGCAGGTTGGCGGCCACCATGCGCTCCTTGGCGCGGCGGCCGGCGTGCAGGCGCTTGCGCAGCAGGGCCGGGGTGAGACCCGCCTCGGCGGCCAGCAGCTCGGGGCTGGGCTCCTCACCACCGGAGCGCAGGGTGAGCTCCTCGCGCAGCTCCTCGAGGACCATCAGCTCCTGCACCTGGCGGCCCAGGGTGATCTCCTGCTCATGGCTGAGCAGGGGCACACGGCCGATGTCCCGCAGGTAGGAACGCAGCGAATCGCCGGTGGGGACCAGCAGGGACGCGGAAGCAGCCGTAACCGTGGAAGCAGCCGTGACGGTGATCGAAGGCATCGTCCCTTGTTACGAAACCGTTTGGTTTCGTAAATCTACCATCACTTCGCGGACTCGCTCCGACCTGGAGCGGTGCCCACAATGGAGCCATGGGCGCCGAACGGCTTCAGAAACTCGTGGCGGCCGCTGGGCTCTGCTCCCGCCGTCAGGCGGAGATCTGGCTGCGCGACGGCCGGGTGCGGGTCAACGGCGAGCCGGCCCAGCTCGGGGATCGGGCCGACCCCGCCTGCGACCGGATCAGCGTCGATGGCCGGCCCCTGGAGCTGCCCAGCACCACCCTGACGCTGCTGCTCAACAAGCCGCCCGGGGTGCTCAGCACCTGCCATGACCCCCACGGCCGCCCGACCGTGCTGGAGCTGCTGCCGCCAGAACTGCGCCCCGGCCTGCATCCGGTGGGCCGGCTCGACGCCGACAGCCACGGCGCGCTGCTGCTCAGCAACGACGGCGCCCTCACCCTGCGCCTCACCCATCCCCGCTACGGCCATCGCAAGACCTACCGGGTCTGGGTGGAGGGGCTGCCCCGCACGGCCACCCTGGAGCGCTGGCGGGCCGGCGTGCCCCTCGACGGCCTGCCCAGCCTGCCGGTGGAGCTGCGGCGGCTGCGTCACCACCGCGGCGCCACCCTGCTGGAGCTGGTGCTGCGGGAGGGTCGCAACCGCCAGATCCGGCGCACCGCCGAGATCCTCGGCCACCCGGTGATCGACCTCAGCCGGGTCGCCATCGGCCCTGTGCAGCTGGGGGATCTGGCGGAAGGGGCCTGGCGCAGGGTCGAACCGGGAGAATGGGGCCCCCTGGCCGTCGCTCCCTGAGCCCCCCTTCCTTGCCCACCCCGGCCAAGCCCCTGCTCCAGCGCCTGCGCGAGCGACTGCCGGGCCAGCGCCCGTCGCGTCCGGTCGTCGAGGAGCGGCCTCAGGATCCCCTGCTGCTCGCCGGCCAGCAGCTGCGGGAGGCCCGCGAGAGCCGCGGCCTCGGCCTGCGCCAGCTCGCCCTCGACACCCGCATCAGCACCGCCGTGCTGGAGGCCCTAGAGCGGGGCTGGCGGGACCGGCTGCCGGAGGCGGCCTATCTGCGCACGATGCTGCCCCTGCTGGAGCAGCACCTGGAGTTGCCCGGCGGCAGCCTGGACGGTGTGCTGCCGCCGGAGCAGGACCGCCACCACGGCCGGCGGCGGGACACGGTGCTGCTGCGCTTCACCCCGGGCTCGATCGATGTGTTCACCACCTGGCAGGGCACCGTGCTCTATGCGGTGCTGTGTGGCGGTCTGATCTACGGGCTCAACCTGCAGCAGCGCCAGCTGGCCGCCCAGGGGCTGCATGTGCTGCGGCCGATCCCGCCCCTGAGTGCCGAGCAGAGCGACCGGGCGGATCTGGAGGATGCGGATCGGGCCATCCTGGGGGCCTATCCCGACCTGCGCCCCCTGGGCAAGGCCGCCGCCGGTCAGGGGCTGCAGCGGTTACGCCGCGAGACCAGCCAGAACCGGCCCGATCTCGCCCTCGGCCTGCTGCGCCTCGAGCTGGCCCGGCCCACCCGGGTGTCGCTGCGCAGCGAGCGGGGCGTTGAAACCCAGCTGCCGGCGGTGCAGGGCAGCCTCAGCCTGCCGGTGCTGCCCCCCTTCAGCCTGCGCCTCGAGCCGCCCCCACCGGCCGGGTCCGTGCGCTGGAACGGCCAGCCGCTGGCGCCCGCGGCGGCCGCCGATCCCGGCGCTGTGGCGGCCACGCCCCAGGGCCAGGCCCAGTTCCTCTACCCGCCCCCGGCTGCGGCCGCCCCCCCGCGCCCCCGGCCGTAGCGGGCCGCCATGGCGCCGAAGCCCTGCAGGGGGCCCGCCAGGGCGGACACCGGCTGCGAGAGCCGCCAGCTCCAGTTGCCGTCGATGGTACCGGGGGTGTTGAAGCGGGCCTCGTCGCCCAGCTCCAGCAGGTCCTGCAGGGGCACCACCGCCAGATCGGCCGGCGAGGCCAGCGCCACCTCCAGCAGCTGCCAGCTCGGCGCCCGCACCTCAGCCCCCACCACCGCCGCGACCCGTCCCCGGGCCCCGTCGTCGAGGTCCCGCCACCAGCCGAGGCTGGTGGCGTTGTCGTGGGTGCCGGTGTACACCACCCAGCGGCTGCCGGTGTAGTTCGCCGGCAGGTAGGGGTTGTCGTCGTTGCCGTCGAAGGCGAACTGCAGGATCTTCATGCCCGGCAGGGCGAAGCGGTCCCGCAGGGCCTCCACCGCCGGGGTGATGACGCCGAGATCTTCGGCGATCAGCGGCAGCCGGTCGCCGGGGAGCAGTCGACCCTGGCGGCGGCAGCGCGAGCGCAGGCGGCCCAGCAGGGCGGCGCCGGGGGAGGGACGCCAGGAGCCGTGCTCGGCGGTGGCATCGGAGCCGGGCACGCTCCAGTAGGCCTCCAGGGCCCGGAAGTGGTCGAGCCGCAGCAGGTCCATCAGCTCCAGCTGCCGCCCCAGCCGCTGCAGCCACCAGCGGAAGCCGGTGAGGCGGTGCACCCACCAGCGGTAGACCGGGGTGCCCCAGAGCTGGCCGGTGGCGGAGAAGTAGTCCGGCGGCACGCCGCTCTGCTCCACCAGCCCGCCGCCGGCCCGCAGGGAGAACAGGCGCCGGTGGCTCCAGACGTCGGCGCTGTCGTGGGCCACGTAGAAGGGCAGGTCCCCCACCAGGCGCACCCCCTGGCGATGGGCCCGCTCCTGCAGCCGGCCCCACTGGACCTGGAGCTGCCACTGCAGCAGGGCCTCCTCCTGCAGGGTCTGGCTCCGGGCGTCGACCAGGGCCCGCAGGGCGGCGGGCTGGCGCCGGGCCAGGGGTTCGGGCCACTCCCACCAGGGCCGGCCGTCCTGGAGGCGGCGGATCACCATGAAGCGGCAGTGGTCGACCAGCCAGAAACGCTGGCGCTCCTCCCAGCGATCGAAGGCCGCCCGCCGCTCCGGCGGCTGCCCGGCCCAGCCCCGGGCCAGGGCCGTGGCGATGGCGGCCGCCCGCGCAGCGGCGGCTGCCGGATCGAGGTGATCCTCGGGTCCGGTGGGCAGGGCGTCACGGTCGGCGGGGGGGATCAGGCCGTCGGCCACCAGGTCGTCGGCATCGATCAGCCAGGGGTTGAGGGCCGAGCCGCTGGGGGAGCTGTAGGGGGAGCCGGTGCCGTCGGTGGGGGACAGGGGCAGCAGCTGCCACACCCCCACCCCCTCGGCGGCCAGCAGGTCGATCCAGTCGCGGGCGGCGGCCCCGAAGCTGCCACAGGCCGGAGTGCCCGGCAGGGCGGTGGGGTGGAGCAGCACGCCGCAGGCGCGGGGGTCGCCGCTCACGGTGTCGGAAGGCGATAGCGGGCCACGATCCGGCGGGCGAAGGCCGGGATGTGGGCGTCAACCTTCTCCGGGTGGTGGCGCTGCAGCCAGAGGGCGTTGCGGGTGAAGTGGGAATCGATCGAGAAGCGGCCGTACTCGAGCCCCTTGGGCCCGAAGCGCTGCACGAACACCCCCACCAGCTCCGCCAGCCACATGGGGAGCTTGAGGGCCTTCTCGTAGGCGTCGATGCCCTGCTGCACCGCCTGGCGACGGTCGCCGGAGCTGGTCACCGGCGCAAGATCGAGTTCCGGCTCCACCAGATCCAGCAGTTCCTGGCCGAGGGGGTTGCGGACGGTGACCCACTGGCGGCCGAAGGTGGCGCCCATGTAGCCCACCACCAGATCGGCGCCGGCGTTGGTGTAGTCGAAGCAGCTCAGGCAGCTGGGGGCGAACACGTCCTTGAGGGCGGGCGTGTCGAGGCCGAAGAAGGGCACCGTCTCCTCCTGGCCGTCGCTGTGGCGGAAGTGGATGCGGAAGTCCTGCATGAACTCGTAGTGCACGACCGTGTCGGGGGAGCGGCTGGCGCTCTCCAGGAAGGTCTGCAAGCCCTGGCGGCTGACGTTGTCGACGCAGGGCAGGCCGAGCACGTAGAGCTTCTGCAGGGGCAGGGTGGCCTGGACGGCCCGCAGAGCCTGGATCTGGCAGCCCACCCCGATGGCCAGCAGCCGCTCGATGCCGCTGCCCGGCAGCTGCTCGAGCACCTCGAGGTTGGGGGAGAGGGTGGGCTTGTTCACCCGCGCCGCCAGCACCTCCTGGGGGGTGCGGGCCAGCACCGGCACCGGTGTGAAGCGGTCGTCCGGGCTCTGCTGCACGCACAGCACCGCATCCACCAAGCCGCTCTCCAGGGCCCGCACGCCGATGCGGCTGACGATGCCGGTCCACTGGGCCCCCTCAATCGGCTGGCGCAGGCGGGCGGTGACCATGCGCTGGTGGACACCGAAGTAGAGCTCGTCCTCGTCGTCGAGGCGGCGGCTGCGGCCGTGGGCCTGCTCCTCCATCGCCTCGAAGCGCTGCTCCAGGAAGGCGCAGGCCCGGCGCACGTAGGCCACCCAGCGGCTGTCGCAGAGACCGCAGTCGCTGCAGAGATCCTTGGCCGGTTTGGGGCTGCCCTTGGCCAGGGGTCGGGCTCGATCGTGCGGCGCCAGGGACGACGGCGCCGGTGAAGGAACGGAGGACAAGCGGTGGTGGGCGCAGGAGCTCGACGCTCAAGCTATCCGTCGTTGCGCTCCCATGCCGCCGCTCTGCGATGGCCTCCGGGCCGATGGGCGGCGCCGCCTGCGCGAGAGTGCCCCCAGCTCCCCTCCGTTTCGGCCCCGATGCCCGCCCGCCGGAAGCCCCGACGCCCCGACGCCCCCCCGGCCCCTGGAAGCGGGACCCCCACGGCCCAGACAGCGGCTCCCAAGCGGCGCCTGGCCACCGGACGGCTGCTGAAGAGCCTCGCCATCACCGCCGCCGGCGCCGTGGTGGGGATGGGCGTCCTGGGGCTGCTCTGGCCGATGCCCGACCGGGCCCTGGCCCCCACCCCCGAGGTGGGCCCGGCCAGCCTGGCCGCCCCGCCGGCGCGGGCCATCACCCTGCTGGTGATCGGCAGCGATGCCGAGACGATCGGCGCGCCGATCAACAAAGCCGCCCCCGCGGGCCCGGCCAACGCCGATGCCCTGCTGCTGGTGCGCGTCAATCCCCAGGGCCCCCTGCAGGTGCTCAACCTGCCCACCGAGCTGGCGGTGAACCTCCCCGGGCAGAAGGGCCCCAAGCGCCTGGGGGAGGCCTTCCGCCTCGGGGGCGTGGCGCTCACCGCCGATGCGGTGCGGGAGCTGGTGGGGCTGGAGCCCCCTGCCCCCGACCGCTACCTGGTGCTCCCCCGGGGGGCGCTGCGGGATCTGGTCAATGGCCTGGGGGGCCTGGAACTGAGCCCACCGCGGCGGATGAGCTATTCGGATAAAACCCAGAAACTGACCATCGACCTGCAGGCCGGGCTGCAGCAGCTGGGGGGCGCCAAGGTGGAGCAGCTGGTGCGCTTCCGCGACCCCTGGCTGGGCGACACCGGCCGGCGCAGCAACCAGCAGCTGGTGGCCACCAGCCTCAGGGAGCGGATGCTGCAACCGGAGCGGCTGGCCAAGCTGCCGTTCCTGGTGAGCCAGCTGCAGCCGAAGGTGGAGACCAACCTCACGCCGGGCGAGACCCTCAGCCTGCTGGCGGCCGGGCTGGATGGCAGCAGGCCGGTGCAGTTCGCCAGCCTGCCGCTGAAGCCCGCCGAGGAGAAGCACAAGGGGCTGCGCCAGCTGGAGGCCGGTGCGACACCACCGCTGTGGAAGGAGCCGGCATGATTCTCAGCCGGGTGACGCTCAAGATCTGAGCGGGCCGGGAGGCTCCATCGGGCAGGAGGCGCTCAGTCGGGCCGGGCCCGCCGCCGGAAGCTGAACCCTTCCGGCTGGGATTCCTCGCTGCCGTTGGCCTCGATCGTCTCCCGGCAGCGCTGCAGCAGCTCGAGGCGGAGGGAATCGGGGCTCTCGATGCGGATGCCGCCACCGAAGGCGAACAGCCAGCTGCGCAGGTCGATGTCGGCAGCCACGGTCCAGGAGGGCAGGTCGAGTTCCACCGGGTAGGGGTGGCGGCTGCCGGCCGGGCCGGGCTCCAGCACATGGGGGGCCCTGGGGTGGTGCCACCAGGAGTCCTCCGGGAGCGGCCGGGAGAAGCGGGTGTGCTCAATCGGGTAGCGCTGCAGGCCCTCGCGGATGAAGGCGAAGGCCCAGGGGGCGCAGCGGAAACGCAGGGTCACCAGCGCCTGGCCGCGGCGCTGGAGGGAGGCGCCGGTGATCTGCCGCTGCTGCTCCAGGTCGGTGCCGAAGTAGATGCCGCCGCTGTGGTGCAGCAGCCGCTCCAGCCGCTTGAGGGCCGCCGCGTGGCTGTCGGCACCGCGGCGCAGGTCGCCGTGGGCCTGGCCCATGGCGAGGCGATCCAGCCGCTCGCAGCGGATCAGCCCCTGGTCGTGGCCGAGGTGGTCCTCCTCGAACAGGAGATACCAGCCCACGTTGTGGAAGATCAGCTGCAGCGGCCAGACCCGCAGCTCACCGCTGGGGCCGTCGGCAAAGCTGCCCATCTCCGCAAAACGCTTCAGCAGCACGCGACGGTGCTCCACGATCGCCGTCTCGATCGCCTCGGCGCGGCGCGGCGCGGCCAGCGAATCGCGCCGGACCAGGGCCATGTCCACCACGGTGTGCCGGGCGTAGCTGCGCACCGGCGCCTGCTCGGTGGCGCTGATGCCGGACCAGCCCAGCCGCTCGTCCAGTTCGCTGAGCAGGTCCTGGGCCGAGGGGTCGGCCAGGCGTCCGGCGGTCTGGCGCACCACGTTGTGGAGCTCCCGCAGCCGCGGCGGCGAGAGCACGGCGGTGCCCAGGCAGTAGCCGTGGCGCACGTTGTCGTTGCGGTTGCGGAAGCCGTAGGGGGTGAGGATCTTCTCGAGGTCCTTGCGCAGGGTGGCCGTTTCCCCCGGCAGGTAGGCCCCCGGGATCGACGCGGTGGCGGCGATCAGGTGCTGGTGCAGGTTGCCGCCGCGCTCGGTCGGCCGGTCGAAGGGCACCTGGAGCAGGTGGCGCAGCAGGGTCATCACCCGCAGGAACACCGGCCCATCGCCCATCGGCGGCAGCCCGCCATGGACGGCCCCTGGCCGGCTGCGGGCCAGGGGCGCCAGCTGGATCGGCGTGGTGGCCGGCAGGGCGCTGCAGAAGCCGTTGGCCTCCAGCCAGGCCAGGTCCTGCCGGATTGCGGCCGCATCGGCGAAGCAGCTGCCGTGCAGGCGGCCCAGGAAGGCGGCGGCCCGATCGGCCAGATCGCCCTCCGGCAGGGGGGAGAGGATCGCCGCCAGCTCCTCGGCGGCGGCGGGATCGCTGGCCGCCAGGTCGGGCCAGGTGCTCAGCAGCCGGATCAGGTGCAGCAGCCGCTCCAGATCGAGCAGGCGCGAATAGCCGTGGCGCTGCACCTGGCGCTCCCGGTTGGTGGCCGAGCGGATGCGGCGGTCGAGGCCGGCCAGTTCGGCCGCCAGCACCGGCCCCAGATCGCTGTGGTGGCTGGGCACGACGCTGCACAGGGCGGCGAAGCCCTCGGCACGCATCGGCCCGAAGTGGGGATCGGCCAGGGCAGCCGCCATCTCCTGGATCACCGGCACCGGCACCGGCCGGCTGCGCCGGGCGTTCCACTCCAGGGAGGTGGGCAGGTCGGTGAACAGCCACCAGCCGATCCACTCCACGGGCGCCGGCAGGGCAAGGGCCTGGAGGATCGTCAGGCGCCAGGCCCGGCGGGCGTGGGTGGCATCCACGATCACCGGGATGCCGGCCGCCACCGCCTCCACCAGGCGCTGATGCAGCCGCTGCTGGATGTCCACCCAGGGGCCCTGTACCGCCGCATCGCCGAAGACCTCCGCCCGGATCGCATCGGTGCTGAGCACCAGCGCCGGCGGTTCTCCGGGGCCGGTGAGCAGGGGCGCCAGGGCCCGGGCGAGGGTGGTCTTGCCGCTGGCGGGCTGGCCGATCAGCAGGTGGCAGCGCAGGGGAGCCATGGCGACAGCAACTGGGGAGGCATCACCACTCTTTCGCACGAGGGTGCCGCCGTCTGCCTTGCGGCAGCCCCCAGATCAAGGAGAAGCGCCTGCTGGGCAGGCCAGTTGCTGCGACGAGGGGCTGCGGCCAGGCGGCCTTACCCGGACTCTGCCTCCGCCACCACCAACCTTTGCTCCTTAGCCACGGCGGCGAGGCGACGATCCTGGGTCCACAGGTGGCAGCGGCTCAATCG
This genomic stretch from Cyanobium gracile PCC 6307 harbors:
- a CDS encoding RNA recognition motif domain-containing protein translates to MTIYVGNLSFDAEVDDLNHLFAQYGALRNCSLPLDRETGRKRGFAFVEMANEADETKAIDDLQDVEWMGRMIRVNKAQPRTGGGGGGGAGGGRARY
- a CDS encoding RpoD/SigA family RNA polymerase sigma factor, giving the protein MPSITVTAASTVTAASASLLVPTGDSLRSYLRDIGRVPLLSHEQEITLGRQVQELMVLEELREELTLRSGGEEPSPELLAAEAGLTPALLRKRLHAGRRAKERMVAANLRLVVSVAKKYTKRNMELLDLIQEGTIGLVRGVEKFDPTRGYKFSTYAYWWIRQGITRAIAEKSRTIRLPIHITETLNKLKKGQRELSQELGRTPTLSELALAVELPEEEVKDLLCRARQPVSLETKVGDGEDTELLDLLAGDDLLPADLVDGECLKGDLRALLEQLPELQGRVLKMRYGIDGEEPMSLTGIARTLGMSRDKTRNLERRALEGIRHHSRSLEAYLVA
- a CDS encoding pseudouridine synthase; the encoded protein is MGAERLQKLVAAAGLCSRRQAEIWLRDGRVRVNGEPAQLGDRADPACDRISVDGRPLELPSTTLTLLLNKPPGVLSTCHDPHGRPTVLELLPPELRPGLHPVGRLDADSHGALLLSNDGALTLRLTHPRYGHRKTYRVWVEGLPRTATLERWRAGVPLDGLPSLPVELRRLRHHRGATLLELVLREGRNRQIRRTAEILGHPVIDLSRVAIGPVQLGDLAEGAWRRVEPGEWGPLAVAP
- a CDS encoding helix-turn-helix domain-containing protein gives rise to the protein MPTPAKPLLQRLRERLPGQRPSRPVVEERPQDPLLLAGQQLREARESRGLGLRQLALDTRISTAVLEALERGWRDRLPEAAYLRTMLPLLEQHLELPGGSLDGVLPPEQDRHHGRRRDTVLLRFTPGSIDVFTTWQGTVLYAVLCGGLIYGLNLQQRQLAAQGLHVLRPIPPLSAEQSDRADLEDADRAILGAYPDLRPLGKAAAGQGLQRLRRETSQNRPDLALGLLRLELARPTRVSLRSERGVETQLPAVQGSLSLPVLPPFSLRLEPPPPAGSVRWNGQPLAPAAAADPGAVAATPQGQAQFLYPPPAAAAPPRPRP
- the malQ gene encoding 4-alpha-glucanotransferase gives rise to the protein MSGDPRACGVLLHPTALPGTPACGSFGAAARDWIDLLAAEGVGVWQLLPLSPTDGTGSPYSSPSGSALNPWLIDADDLVADGLIPPADRDALPTGPEDHLDPAAAAARAAAIATALARGWAGQPPERRAAFDRWEERQRFWLVDHCRFMVIRRLQDGRPWWEWPEPLARRQPAALRALVDARSQTLQEEALLQWQLQVQWGRLQERAHRQGVRLVGDLPFYVAHDSADVWSHRRLFSLRAGGGLVEQSGVPPDYFSATGQLWGTPVYRWWVHRLTGFRWWLQRLGRQLELMDLLRLDHFRALEAYWSVPGSDATAEHGSWRPSPGAALLGRLRSRCRRQGRLLPGDRLPLIAEDLGVITPAVEALRDRFALPGMKILQFAFDGNDDNPYLPANYTGSRWVVYTGTHDNATSLGWWRDLDDGARGRVAAVVGAEVRAPSWQLLEVALASPADLAVVPLQDLLELGDEARFNTPGTIDGNWSWRLSQPVSALAGPLQGFGAMAARYGRGRGGAAAAGGG
- a CDS encoding Coenzyme F420 hydrogenase/dehydrogenase, beta subunit C-terminal domain, encoding MAPHDRARPLAKGSPKPAKDLCSDCGLCDSRWVAYVRRACAFLEQRFEAMEEQAHGRSRRLDDEDELYFGVHQRMVTARLRQPIEGAQWTGIVSRIGVRALESGLVDAVLCVQQSPDDRFTPVPVLARTPQEVLAARVNKPTLSPNLEVLEQLPGSGIERLLAIGVGCQIQALRAVQATLPLQKLYVLGLPCVDNVSRQGLQTFLESASRSPDTVVHYEFMQDFRIHFRHSDGQEETVPFFGLDTPALKDVFAPSCLSCFDYTNAGADLVVGYMGATFGRQWVTVRNPLGQELLDLVEPELDLAPVTSSGDRRQAVQQGIDAYEKALKLPMWLAELVGVFVQRFGPKGLEYGRFSIDSHFTRNALWLQRHHPEKVDAHIPAFARRIVARYRLPTP